In the Streptomyces sp. f51 genome, one interval contains:
- a CDS encoding aspartate/glutamate racemase family protein: MGPASAPASLPTPLGPLALLHTSPVHVPVFDALRDADHPGLELRHLVDEELLARARREGREAVAGEVRELLARAAADGARAVLCTCSTIGAVAERTDAGVPVLRVDRPMAAAAVATGPRIVVLATVASTLEPTVALVEEEARRAGRPVDVRTVLVEDGWALFEAGDTDGCARAVAAAADAVADVDVIVLAQASMTPAGSLVTTPVPVLSSPRPGLAAAADAVRATGVAHSADATRPAAATRAVHAE, encoded by the coding sequence CTGGGCCCGGCCTCCGCGCCTGCGTCGCTCCCCACGCCGCTCGGACCGCTCGCCCTGCTGCACACCTCACCGGTGCACGTCCCCGTCTTCGACGCCCTGCGCGACGCCGACCACCCCGGCCTGGAACTTCGGCACCTGGTCGACGAGGAACTGCTCGCGCGGGCCCGGCGCGAAGGGCGCGAAGCGGTGGCCGGCGAGGTCCGGGAGCTGCTGGCCCGCGCCGCGGCCGACGGCGCCCGGGCCGTGCTGTGCACCTGCTCGACCATCGGCGCCGTCGCCGAGCGCACCGACGCCGGGGTGCCCGTGCTCCGCGTGGACCGGCCGATGGCCGCCGCAGCGGTGGCCACGGGTCCCCGGATCGTCGTCCTCGCGACCGTGGCGAGCACGCTGGAACCCACCGTCGCCCTGGTGGAAGAGGAGGCCCGTCGGGCCGGACGTCCCGTCGACGTTCGTACGGTCCTGGTCGAGGACGGCTGGGCCCTGTTCGAGGCCGGTGACACGGACGGCTGCGCCCGCGCGGTCGCCGCTGCCGCCGACGCGGTCGCCGATGTCGACGTGATCGTCCTCGCCCAGGCGTCCATGACCCCGGCCGGGAGCCTCGTCACGACCCCGGTGCCGGTGCTGTCGAGTCCACGCCCCGGCCTCGCCGCCGCGGCGGACGCGGTCCGGGCGACGGGCGTGGCCCACAGTGCGGACGCGACCCGCCCGGCGGCCGCAACCCGCGCGGTGCACGCCGAGTAG
- the panD gene encoding aspartate 1-decarboxylase, translating into MLRTMFKSKIHRATVTQADLHYVGSVTIDADLLDAADLLPGELVHIVDITNGSRLETYVIEGERGSGVVGINGAAAHLVHPGDLVIIISYAQVADAEARALRPRVVHVDRDNRIVSLGDDPSEPVPGSDQERSPQAVPVNV; encoded by the coding sequence ATGCTGCGAACCATGTTCAAGTCCAAGATCCACCGTGCCACGGTCACCCAGGCCGACCTGCACTACGTCGGGTCCGTCACCATCGATGCCGATCTGCTCGATGCCGCTGATCTGCTGCCCGGTGAGCTCGTCCACATCGTCGACATCACCAACGGCTCCCGCCTGGAGACGTACGTCATCGAGGGGGAGCGCGGATCCGGTGTCGTCGGGATCAACGGAGCCGCGGCCCATCTCGTGCACCCCGGTGACCTGGTGATCATCATCAGTTACGCTCAGGTGGCCGACGCCGAGGCGCGGGCGCTGCGGCCGCGGGTCGTCCACGTGGACCGTGACAACCGGATCGTCTCGCTCGGTGACGACCCGTCCGAGCCGGTACCGGGCTCGGACCAGGAGCGCAGCCCGCAGGCCGTGCCCGTCAACGTCTGA
- a CDS encoding SDR family NAD(P)-dependent oxidoreductase, translating to MTSAVRSEDMIIGITPFGEPDVRLAAAVCRAGGLGVLDLGDGDRRSRDALERLLRLAPGPFGVRIGARCRLDPSDLAPVSGDAGRPDTVVLAVDAPWQARELAADHRVLVEVTDLDEARAAVLAGAYGLIARGSECGGRVGELSTFVLLQRLLAAPDLPLPVWACGGIGPRTAAAAIAGGAAGVVLDTQLALLAESSLPEAAAAQLRPLDGSETTVLAGHRVLLRRGPDVPRVAGDDPETVAAALGAQDPRTQLLPVGQDGFLAAQFARRWGDLRRTVHALTDAVRDVVRDDTAARALGADSPMSLALGTRLPVAQGPMTRVSDRAAFAAAVAEDGALPFLALALADGERTRAMLTETRAAMAGRSWGVGVLGFAPEEVRAAQLEAVRELRPTHAVIAGGRPSQARALERDGIRTFLHVPSPGLLRQFLEAGARRFVFEGSECGGHVGPRGSFPLWEAQLAVLEDYLLEGRGAAEALEVFFAGGVHDERSAAMVAALAAPLTSRGAAVGVLMGTAYLFTEEVVARGAIQPLFQRQVRAAERTTLLETAPGHATRCVPSSFTEGYREHEGRLRSEGVADRRIWEELERLNIGRLRLASKGVERDGGGALTPVDEKRQLTDGMFMAGEVAVLRSATTTVAALHESVTSGAADFLTGRAAELRDRLGERPGASGTREPVAPPPLDIAIVGMACMFPQAPDLASFWANVVGGRDAVGEVPPERWDPAVHYGRGDDGATAPANGASRSGSTSSSGGTALSGSAVPSSGAVLSSGTVPSKWGGFLPRIPFDPLRYGIPPTSLGSIEPVQLLSLEAARRALDDAGYGDGGREFDRSRTSVVFGAEAGSDLSNAATLRAVLPSYHGRVPEGLDGQLPRLTEDSFPGMLANVISGRIANRLDLGGANFTVDAACASSLAAVDVACKELTGGTSDVVLCGGADLHNGINDYVLFSSVHALSPTGRSRSFDGSADGIALGEGVACVVLKRLADAERDGDRIYGVIKGLGSSSDGRSLGLTAPRPEGQRSALERAYRNAGVSPADVGLVEAHGTGTVVGDRTELTVLGAVFDKAGAEPGSCVLGSVKSQIGHTKCAAGLAGLIKTTLALYTGVRPPTLHLEHPNAAWDEESSPFVFHTRARPWAAPASQRLAGVSAFGFGGTNFHVVLGAYAGGATPTQALDEWPAELFVFRGRDTAAAHRAVEELLGAAEADGRPWRLRDLALSAARRADVCPDPARVAIVAASVEELTGRLRRALAGEHDPAHGVHLVPRGDGRTSAAAGPDHGLAEGAGSEQGPAEGTGSEQRPAEGAGSDQGPPAKGTGPHQAPAEGKVAFLFPGQGSQRPGMLADLFVAFPELRHYLELGADHAARLYPPAAFDDGARDRQRAALTDTRAAQPALGITGLAAHALLTTAGVRPDMAAGHSYGELVALSAAGALSPETLLALSSERAAAILAAAGADRGADPGTMAAVSAGATEVEEALRAVEAPVAVVVANRNAPRQTVISGPADDVTETVRLLREAGHDARRIPVACAFHSPLVAGAGARFAEALAARPVRAPEFPVWANRTATPYAADPDAVRAELAAQIGAPVGFVEQIEAMYEAGARIFVEAGPGSVLTGLVGQILGDRPHRTVACEPRPDSGLRGWLDALARLAVAGLPVRTGWLLRGRDAVDAVRTPVPKRPGWTVDGQLVRTAAGDLLPGALAPPRRVLETTVSTNSPYAVPSGRDGHQDPRGANGSDGVRHQDRQDAQDALISEFLRTSREMVAAQRDVLMTYLGAVAGERTAAPPAPMALPAARDTTPAVPQAEPPMPQPPLATGPSADQAPSTESPSVQDVDVQQVVLEIISERTGYPLDMIEPDLDLEADLSIDSIKRAEIAGELARRLGAGDGADLTGLDDAELEDLAKARTAAAVTDWLTARLSGPAGPTTLPAGEAETAPAATESTGTSRAVEAVHAANSGAVNYDAVNDEGASDDGVSGEAPKRYLLRSVPLGQETVAADPAAVLSGTRWAVLGDAPEIGARLASYGADVVVRDREHLLTQDDGPVDGVLYLVTGGAPVLPDAFPVLKAALALEPRRLLALRAVGGDAQDTAAAGLGGFFRTVAREYPSTVARTVEVVTPSAVADTLSVADTLTVADGLLLADALVDELCAPDLAPVVLRGPEGRFGPELVESPLGILGGTGAGPAGVGAPEAAALGLDRDAVVLLAGGARGITAQCAAAIAAAGRCRLELLGRTPVPDGPEDPDTAGARTPAALRAALAARGGAGPAEINQVAELLLAQREITTTLAELRALGSEVRYRCVDFREPEAVLQAVKAIHAEYGRLDGVVYAAGVIEDRIIAEKTPESFQRVYGTKATGAGALLTALEELPDGPAFSVLFGSISGVLGNRGQADYAAANDALQTLGSAWAARTGHRALTVHWGPWAPAARHGGMVGPELARAYGRRGIGLIDPEEGTAALLRELAWGDPSTTAVVYTASGW from the coding sequence ATGACGTCTGCTGTGCGTTCCGAGGACATGATCATCGGCATCACCCCGTTCGGCGAACCCGACGTCCGGCTCGCCGCTGCCGTGTGCCGGGCCGGTGGGCTCGGCGTTCTCGACCTGGGCGACGGGGACCGAAGATCCCGTGACGCCCTGGAACGCCTGCTCCGCCTCGCACCGGGCCCGTTCGGGGTGCGGATCGGCGCCCGTTGCCGGCTGGACCCCTCCGACCTCGCGCCGGTGAGTGGTGACGCCGGTCGGCCGGACACGGTGGTCCTCGCGGTCGACGCGCCGTGGCAGGCCCGCGAACTGGCCGCCGACCACCGTGTACTGGTGGAGGTCACGGACCTCGACGAGGCGCGGGCCGCGGTGCTCGCCGGGGCGTACGGGCTGATCGCCCGCGGCAGCGAATGCGGTGGCCGCGTCGGGGAGTTGAGCACCTTCGTCCTGCTCCAGCGGCTGCTCGCCGCGCCCGACCTGCCCCTCCCGGTCTGGGCCTGCGGCGGAATCGGACCCCGGACGGCGGCGGCCGCGATCGCCGGCGGGGCGGCCGGGGTGGTGCTGGACACCCAGCTCGCGCTGCTGGCCGAATCCTCCCTGCCCGAGGCGGCCGCGGCCCAACTCCGTCCTCTGGACGGTTCGGAGACGACGGTGCTCGCCGGTCACCGCGTGCTGCTGCGGCGCGGCCCGGACGTACCGCGTGTCGCCGGGGACGACCCGGAGACCGTGGCGGCGGCACTGGGCGCGCAGGATCCTCGTACCCAGTTGCTGCCGGTGGGTCAGGACGGCTTTCTCGCCGCCCAGTTCGCCCGGCGATGGGGAGACCTCCGGCGGACCGTACACGCTCTGACGGACGCGGTGCGCGATGTCGTACGCGACGACACGGCCGCCCGCGCACTGGGCGCGGACTCCCCGATGAGCCTGGCGCTCGGCACCCGGCTGCCCGTCGCGCAGGGACCCATGACCCGGGTCAGCGACCGCGCCGCGTTCGCCGCGGCGGTCGCCGAGGACGGCGCGCTGCCCTTTCTGGCCCTGGCTCTGGCCGACGGGGAGCGCACCCGGGCGATGCTCACCGAGACCCGGGCCGCCATGGCCGGGCGGTCCTGGGGCGTGGGCGTGCTCGGCTTCGCGCCGGAGGAGGTGCGTGCCGCCCAGCTGGAGGCGGTACGGGAGCTGCGGCCCACGCACGCCGTCATCGCGGGCGGGCGGCCCTCCCAGGCGCGGGCGTTGGAGCGGGACGGGATCCGTACCTTCCTGCACGTGCCGTCGCCGGGGCTGCTGCGGCAGTTCCTGGAAGCCGGGGCCCGCCGGTTCGTGTTCGAGGGTTCGGAGTGCGGCGGCCACGTCGGTCCGCGCGGCAGCTTCCCGCTCTGGGAGGCTCAACTCGCTGTCTTGGAGGACTACTTACTCGAAGGCCGGGGCGCGGCGGAAGCCCTTGAGGTGTTCTTCGCCGGTGGTGTCCACGACGAGCGCTCCGCGGCGATGGTCGCCGCGCTCGCGGCCCCGCTGACCTCGCGCGGAGCCGCCGTCGGCGTCCTCATGGGCACCGCGTACCTGTTCACCGAGGAGGTCGTCGCGCGCGGCGCGATCCAGCCGCTCTTCCAGCGCCAGGTGCGCGCCGCCGAGCGGACCACGCTCCTGGAGACCGCCCCCGGCCACGCCACCCGCTGCGTTCCGAGCTCGTTCACCGAGGGGTACCGCGAGCACGAGGGCCGGCTGCGGTCCGAGGGAGTGGCCGACCGGCGGATCTGGGAGGAACTGGAGCGGCTCAACATCGGGCGGCTGCGCCTCGCGAGCAAGGGTGTCGAACGGGACGGCGGCGGGGCGCTCACGCCGGTCGACGAGAAACGCCAGCTCACCGACGGCATGTTCATGGCCGGGGAGGTGGCCGTGCTGCGCTCGGCCACCACCACCGTCGCGGCGCTGCACGAATCGGTGACCTCCGGGGCCGCCGACTTCCTCACGGGGCGGGCGGCGGAGCTGCGCGACCGTCTTGGCGAGCGGCCGGGCGCGTCCGGGACCCGGGAGCCGGTGGCGCCCCCTCCATTGGACATCGCGATCGTCGGGATGGCCTGCATGTTCCCGCAGGCGCCCGATCTGGCCTCCTTCTGGGCGAACGTCGTCGGCGGCCGGGACGCGGTCGGTGAGGTCCCGCCCGAGCGGTGGGACCCGGCCGTGCACTACGGGCGGGGCGATGATGGGGCCACCGCGCCCGCCAACGGCGCATCCCGCTCGGGCAGCACTTCCTCCTCCGGCGGGACCGCCCTTTCCGGAAGTGCCGTCCCCTCCAGCGGTGCCGTCCTCTCCAGCGGTACCGTCCCCTCCAAGTGGGGCGGCTTCCTGCCCCGTATCCCCTTCGACCCGCTGCGCTACGGCATCCCGCCGACGTCGCTCGGCAGCATCGAGCCGGTCCAGCTGCTGTCCCTGGAGGCCGCCCGACGCGCCTTGGACGACGCCGGATACGGCGACGGGGGAAGGGAGTTCGACCGTTCCCGTACGTCGGTGGTGTTCGGCGCGGAGGCGGGCAGCGACCTGTCCAACGCGGCCACGCTGCGCGCCGTGCTCCCGTCGTACCACGGGCGCGTTCCCGAGGGCCTGGACGGCCAGTTGCCCCGGCTGACCGAGGACTCCTTCCCCGGCATGCTCGCCAACGTGATCTCCGGCCGGATCGCCAACCGGCTGGACCTCGGCGGCGCCAACTTCACCGTCGACGCCGCCTGCGCCTCCTCGTTGGCCGCGGTGGACGTCGCGTGCAAGGAACTCACCGGCGGCACCAGCGATGTGGTGCTGTGCGGCGGCGCCGACCTGCACAACGGCATCAACGACTACGTCCTGTTCTCGTCGGTGCACGCGCTCTCCCCCACCGGGCGCTCCCGCTCCTTCGACGGCTCGGCGGACGGCATCGCGCTCGGCGAGGGCGTCGCCTGCGTCGTCCTGAAGCGGCTCGCGGACGCCGAACGGGACGGCGACCGGATCTACGGCGTGATCAAGGGCCTCGGCAGTTCCAGCGACGGCCGCTCCCTGGGCCTGACCGCGCCCCGCCCCGAGGGTCAGCGCTCGGCGCTGGAGCGGGCCTACCGCAACGCGGGTGTCTCACCGGCGGACGTCGGGCTCGTCGAGGCGCACGGAACCGGGACCGTGGTCGGCGACCGCACCGAACTGACCGTGCTGGGAGCGGTGTTCGACAAGGCCGGTGCTGAACCGGGGAGTTGCGTGCTCGGTTCGGTCAAGTCGCAGATAGGACACACCAAGTGTGCCGCCGGGCTGGCCGGGCTGATCAAGACGACCCTGGCGCTGTACACCGGCGTCCGGCCACCCACCCTGCATCTGGAGCACCCCAACGCCGCCTGGGACGAGGAGAGCAGCCCGTTCGTCTTCCACACCCGGGCCCGGCCCTGGGCGGCTCCTGCCTCGCAACGGCTGGCCGGTGTCAGCGCGTTCGGCTTCGGCGGCACCAATTTCCATGTGGTGCTCGGCGCGTACGCGGGCGGGGCGACACCGACGCAGGCGCTGGACGAATGGCCCGCCGAGCTGTTCGTGTTCCGGGGCCGTGACACGGCGGCGGCGCACCGGGCCGTCGAGGAACTGCTCGGGGCCGCCGAGGCCGACGGCCGTCCGTGGCGACTGCGCGACCTGGCGCTGAGCGCGGCCCGCCGGGCCGACGTCTGCCCGGATCCGGCGCGGGTGGCAATCGTGGCCGCGAGCGTGGAGGAACTGACCGGGCGGCTGCGGCGCGCGTTGGCCGGGGAGCACGATCCAGCGCACGGCGTCCATCTGGTGCCGCGAGGCGACGGGCGGACGTCAGCTGCCGCCGGACCCGACCATGGCCTGGCCGAGGGCGCCGGATCTGAACAGGGACCAGCCGAGGGCACCGGATCTGAACAGCGACCGGCCGAGGGCGCAGGATCCGACCAGGGGCCGCCTGCCAAGGGCACGGGCCCCCACCAGGCCCCGGCCGAGGGCAAGGTCGCCTTCCTCTTTCCCGGTCAGGGCAGCCAGCGCCCCGGAATGCTCGCCGACCTGTTCGTCGCCTTCCCCGAACTGCGCCACTACCTCGAACTCGGCGCCGATCACGCCGCCCGGTTGTACCCGCCCGCCGCCTTCGACGACGGCGCACGCGACCGGCAGCGGGCGGCACTCACCGACACCCGGGCCGCGCAGCCCGCGCTCGGCATCACCGGACTCGCCGCCCACGCCCTGCTCACCACCGCCGGGGTGCGGCCCGACATGGCCGCCGGGCACAGTTACGGCGAACTGGTCGCCCTGAGCGCGGCGGGCGCCCTGAGCCCCGAGACGCTGCTCGCGCTCAGCTCCGAACGGGCGGCGGCCATCCTCGCGGCCGCCGGGGCGGACCGCGGAGCGGACCCGGGGACCATGGCCGCGGTCTCGGCCGGCGCGACGGAGGTCGAAGAGGCCCTTCGGGCCGTGGAGGCCCCGGTCGCCGTGGTCGTCGCCAACCGCAACGCGCCCCGTCAGACGGTGATATCCGGCCCCGCCGACGACGTGACGGAGACCGTACGTCTGCTGCGCGAGGCCGGGCACGACGCCCGGCGTATCCCCGTGGCCTGCGCCTTCCACAGCCCGCTGGTCGCCGGTGCGGGCGCCCGGTTCGCCGAGGCGCTCGCGGCCCGTCCGGTGCGTGCGCCGGAGTTCCCGGTGTGGGCCAACCGCACCGCGACGCCGTACGCCGCCGACCCGGACGCGGTACGGGCCGAGCTCGCCGCGCAGATCGGTGCCCCGGTCGGGTTCGTCGAGCAGATCGAGGCGATGTACGAGGCGGGCGCGCGGATCTTCGTCGAGGCCGGGCCCGGATCCGTGCTGACCGGGCTGGTCGGACAGATCCTCGGCGACCGGCCGCACCGGACGGTCGCCTGTGAGCCACGCCCGGACAGCGGCCTGCGCGGCTGGCTCGACGCCCTGGCCCGACTGGCCGTCGCCGGGCTGCCGGTGCGCACCGGCTGGCTGCTACGGGGCCGCGACGCCGTCGACGCGGTGCGCACGCCGGTGCCGAAGCGGCCCGGCTGGACGGTCGACGGGCAGTTGGTGCGCACCGCCGCCGGAGACCTCCTTCCCGGTGCGCTCGCACCGCCACGACGAGTCCTGGAGACGACCGTGTCGACGAACTCCCCGTACGCGGTGCCGTCCGGCCGGGACGGCCACCAGGACCCGCGCGGCGCCAACGGCAGCGACGGCGTGCGCCACCAGGACCGCCAGGACGCCCAGGACGCGCTGATCTCCGAATTCCTGCGCACCAGCCGCGAGATGGTCGCGGCCCAGCGTGACGTGCTGATGACCTACCTGGGAGCGGTGGCCGGGGAACGGACGGCCGCGCCACCCGCGCCCATGGCCCTTCCGGCAGCGCGGGACACGACACCCGCCGTACCCCAGGCCGAGCCGCCGATGCCCCAACCTCCCCTGGCCACGGGGCCGTCGGCCGACCAGGCACCGTCCACCGAATCACCGTCGGTTCAGGACGTCGACGTCCAACAGGTGGTTCTGGAGATCATCAGCGAGCGGACCGGCTATCCCCTCGACATGATCGAGCCCGATCTCGACCTGGAGGCCGACCTCAGCATCGACTCCATCAAGCGGGCCGAGATAGCCGGCGAACTGGCCCGGCGCCTCGGCGCCGGGGACGGCGCGGACCTCACCGGTCTCGACGACGCCGAGTTGGAGGATCTGGCGAAGGCACGCACGGCCGCCGCGGTGACCGACTGGCTGACCGCGCGGCTCTCCGGCCCGGCCGGGCCGACCACGCTTCCCGCCGGGGAGGCCGAAACGGCCCCCGCTGCCACGGAGTCGACCGGGACGTCCAGGGCGGTCGAGGCCGTACACGCCGCGAACAGCGGGGCGGTGAACTACGACGCCGTGAACGACGAGGGGGCGAGCGACGACGGGGTGAGCGGCGAGGCGCCCAAGCGGTACCTTCTCCGGTCGGTGCCCCTCGGGCAGGAGACGGTCGCCGCGGATCCGGCGGCCGTACTGTCCGGGACACGGTGGGCCGTCCTCGGCGACGCCCCCGAGATCGGCGCCCGGCTCGCGTCGTACGGCGCCGACGTCGTCGTACGCGACCGGGAGCATCTGCTCACCCAGGACGACGGCCCGGTGGACGGGGTCCTGTACCTCGTCACGGGTGGCGCGCCGGTGCTGCCGGACGCGTTCCCCGTCCTGAAGGCCGCGCTCGCCCTGGAACCTCGCCGGCTGCTCGCCCTGCGGGCCGTGGGCGGGGACGCGCAGGACACGGCGGCCGCGGGGCTGGGCGGCTTCTTCCGGACCGTGGCGCGGGAGTACCCGTCGACGGTCGCGCGGACGGTGGAAGTGGTGACCCCGTCGGCCGTCGCGGACACGCTGTCCGTCGCCGACACGCTGACCGTCGCGGACGGACTGCTGCTCGCGGACGCGCTGGTCGACGAGCTGTGCGCGCCGGACCTCGCCCCGGTCGTCCTGCGCGGCCCGGAGGGCCGGTTCGGCCCCGAGCTCGTCGAGTCACCGCTGGGGATCCTCGGGGGCACCGGCGCCGGCCCGGCCGGTGTCGGTGCCCCCGAGGCGGCCGCGCTCGGTCTGGACCGGGACGCGGTGGTCCTGCTGGCCGGCGGGGCACGCGGCATCACCGCGCAGTGCGCCGCGGCCATCGCGGCCGCCGGCCGGTGCCGGCTCGAACTCCTGGGCAGGACACCCGTGCCGGACGGCCCGGAGGACCCGGACACGGCCGGCGCCCGTACCCCGGCCGCACTGCGCGCGGCGCTCGCGGCCCGGGGCGGGGCGGGACCGGCCGAGATCAACCAGGTCGCGGAACTCCTGCTCGCCCAGAGGGAGATCACCACGACGCTGGCGGAACTCAGGGCGCTCGGGAGCGAAGTCCGCTACCGCTGCGTCGACTTCAGGGAGCCGGAGGCGGTGCTCCAGGCGGTGAAGGCCATCCACGCCGAGTACGGCCGCCTCGACGGTGTCGTCTACGCGGCCGGGGTGATCGAGGACCGGATCATCGCCGAGAAGACTCCCGAGTCCTTCCAGCGGGTCTACGGCACGAAGGCGACCGGCGCCGGTGCGCTGCTCACCGCGCTGGAGGAACTGCCCGACGGACCGGCGTTCAGCGTGCTGTTCGGCAGCATCTCCGGTGTCCTCGGCAACCGGGGCCAGGCGGACTACGCGGCGGCCAACGACGCTCTCCAGACGCTCGGTTCGGCCTGGGCGGCCCGCACTGGACACCGGGCACTGACGGTGCACTGGGGACCCTGGGCGCCCGCCGCGCGACACGGCGGCATGGTCGGGCCGGAGCTGGCCCGCGCCTACGGCCGCCGGGGCATCGGCCTGATCGACCCCGAGGAAGGCACCGCGGCCCTGCTGCGTGAACTCGCCTGGGGCGACCCGTCGACCACCGCCGTCGTCTACACCGCCTCGGGCTGGTGA
- the gndA gene encoding NADP-dependent phosphogluconate dehydrogenase has product MSTSAQIGVTGLAVMGRNLARNFARNGYAVAVHNRTVAKTNALVEEFGHEGTFVAAETAKEFVAALERPRRLVIMVKAGEPTDAVIQEFAPLLEPGDMIIDGGNAHFADTRRRERALREQGIHFVGTGVSGGEEGALNGPSIMPGGSMESYASLGPMLEKISAKAADGAPCVTHVGPDGAGHFVKMVHNGIEYADMQLIGEAYQLLRDVAGYSPAQIADIFRTWNTGRLDSYLIEITAEVLSHVDAATGKPFVDVVQDRAEQKGTGRWTVQIALDLGVPVSGIAEAVFARSLSGHADLRAASRDLAGPTARKLDESEAGAFADRVEQALYASKIVSYTQGFHEITAGSDEYDWNIDLGSVASIWRGGCIIRAAFLDRIRSAYDARPDLPSLLSDKTFAQEIAAAQDDWREVVVAATRQGVPTPGFSAALAYYDALRAERLPAALTQGQRDFFGAHTYRRTDREGSFHTLWGGDRSEVEA; this is encoded by the coding sequence ATGAGCACTTCAGCCCAGATCGGCGTCACGGGTCTCGCGGTCATGGGGCGCAATCTCGCCCGCAACTTCGCCCGCAACGGCTACGCGGTCGCCGTGCACAACCGCACCGTGGCGAAGACGAACGCGCTGGTGGAGGAGTTCGGCCACGAGGGCACGTTCGTCGCGGCCGAGACGGCGAAGGAGTTCGTGGCGGCCCTGGAGCGGCCCCGGCGTTTGGTGATCATGGTGAAGGCGGGCGAGCCGACCGACGCGGTCATCCAGGAGTTCGCCCCGCTCCTTGAGCCCGGCGACATGATCATCGACGGTGGCAACGCGCACTTCGCGGACACCCGGCGCCGTGAGCGCGCGCTGCGCGAGCAGGGCATCCACTTCGTCGGCACGGGCGTGTCCGGCGGCGAGGAGGGCGCGCTGAACGGGCCGAGCATCATGCCGGGCGGCTCGATGGAGTCGTACGCCTCGCTGGGGCCGATGCTGGAGAAGATCTCCGCGAAGGCGGCCGACGGGGCACCGTGCGTCACCCACGTGGGTCCCGACGGCGCCGGGCACTTCGTGAAGATGGTCCACAACGGCATCGAGTACGCCGACATGCAGCTCATCGGCGAGGCCTACCAGCTGCTTCGGGACGTCGCCGGGTACTCCCCCGCGCAGATCGCGGACATCTTCCGCACCTGGAACACCGGCCGGCTCGACTCGTATCTGATCGAGATCACCGCCGAGGTGCTGTCGCACGTGGACGCGGCGACCGGCAAGCCGTTCGTGGACGTGGTCCAGGACCGGGCCGAGCAGAAGGGCACCGGCCGCTGGACCGTGCAGATCGCGCTGGACCTCGGCGTACCCGTGTCGGGCATCGCGGAGGCGGTCTTCGCCCGCTCGCTCTCGGGGCACGCGGACCTGCGCGCCGCCTCGCGCGACCTCGCCGGTCCGACGGCCCGGAAGCTCGACGAGTCCGAGGCCGGCGCCTTCGCGGACCGGGTCGAGCAGGCGCTGTACGCGTCGAAGATCGTCTCGTACACGCAGGGATTCCACGAGATCACCGCGGGCAGCGACGAGTACGACTGGAACATCGACCTCGGTTCCGTCGCCTCGATCTGGCGCGGCGGCTGCATCATCCGGGCGGCCTTCCTGGACCGTATCCGCTCCGCGTACGACGCCCGGCCGGACCTGCCGAGCCTGCTGTCGGACAAGACGTTCGCCCAGGAGATCGCGGCGGCCCAGGACGACTGGCGCGAGGTCGTCGTCGCCGCGACCCGCCAGGGCGTGCCCACGCCCGGCTTCTCGGCGGCCCTCGCCTACTACGACGCCCTGCGCGCGGAGCGCCTGCCGGCCGCGCTCACCCAGGGTCAGCGGGACTTCTTCGGGGCGCACACGTACCGCAGGACGGACCGCGAGGGGTCGTTCCACACGCTGTGGGGCGGAGACCGGTCGGAGGTCGAGGCGTAG
- a CDS encoding GNAT family N-acetyltransferase translates to MSDIEIRDDRPAGRLEALADGQVVGHIEYFVLEEPARALVPVHTIVEPEHEGKGIAGSLARELYGIAAREGIVVAPLCPYVVRWAERHPEEAPAADPELLDAAMQWLKAHPGRF, encoded by the coding sequence GTGAGCGACATCGAGATCCGCGACGACCGGCCGGCCGGTCGCCTGGAGGCCCTGGCCGACGGTCAAGTGGTCGGACACATCGAGTACTTCGTCCTGGAGGAGCCCGCGCGAGCCCTCGTCCCGGTGCACACCATCGTGGAGCCGGAGCACGAGGGCAAGGGCATCGCCGGCTCCCTGGCCCGCGAGCTGTACGGCATCGCCGCGCGCGAGGGCATCGTGGTGGCGCCGCTCTGCCCGTACGTCGTGAGGTGGGCGGAGCGGCACCCCGAGGAGGCTCCGGCGGCCGACCCGGAGCTGCTCGATGCCGCGATGCAGTGGCTCAAGGCGCATCCGGGACGGTTCTGA